The following are from one region of the Hymenobacter radiodurans genome:
- the ftsY gene encoding signal recognition particle-docking protein FtsY, translating to MGLFDFFKKDKESKEQQESLDKGLEKSKTSFFDQLSKAVVGKSKVDEEVLDDLEGVLVHADVGIDTTVKVIKRIEDRVARDKFVSTSELDRILREEIAELLSENNSGSAVLDRPDTGAYSGPFVIMVVGVNGVGKTTTIGKLAHRFHSAGKKVVLGAADTFRAAAVDQLIVWGQRVGVPVISHGMNTDPASVAYDAVQKGVEMQADVVIIDTAGRLHNKVNLMNELSKIKRVMQKVIPDAPHEVLLVLDGSTGQNAFLQAKEFTRATEVSALAITKLDGTAKGGVVIGISDQFNIPVRYIGVGEKMTDLQLFDRHTFVNSLFSKK from the coding sequence ATGGGACTTTTCGACTTTTTCAAAAAGGATAAAGAAAGCAAAGAGCAGCAGGAGTCGCTGGACAAAGGGCTGGAAAAGTCTAAAACCAGCTTCTTCGATCAGCTCAGCAAAGCTGTTGTTGGTAAAAGCAAGGTAGACGAGGAAGTACTCGACGACCTAGAAGGGGTGCTAGTGCACGCCGACGTAGGCATCGACACTACGGTGAAGGTTATCAAGCGCATCGAAGACCGCGTGGCTCGCGACAAGTTTGTGAGTACCAGCGAGCTTGACCGTATTCTGCGTGAAGAAATTGCTGAGTTGCTTTCCGAAAACAACTCCGGCAGCGCCGTTCTCGACCGTCCTGATACGGGTGCCTACTCGGGGCCCTTTGTGATTATGGTAGTTGGTGTGAACGGGGTGGGCAAGACTACGACTATTGGTAAGCTAGCGCATCGCTTTCATTCAGCAGGGAAAAAAGTGGTGTTGGGAGCTGCTGATACCTTCCGTGCCGCCGCCGTGGATCAGCTTATTGTGTGGGGACAGCGTGTGGGTGTACCCGTGATTTCGCATGGCATGAACACCGACCCTGCTTCTGTAGCTTACGATGCGGTGCAGAAAGGCGTGGAGATGCAAGCCGATGTAGTGATTATCGATACGGCCGGGCGCCTGCACAACAAGGTGAACCTAATGAACGAGCTAAGCAAGATCAAGCGCGTGATGCAGAAGGTGATTCCCGATGCGCCCCACGAAGTGCTCTTAGTACTCGATGGCAGCACCGGTCAGAACGCTTTTTTGCAGGCGAAAGAATTTACTCGCGCTACGGAGGTATCGGCTTTGGCCATTACCAAACTCGATGGCACTGCTAAAGGCGGCGTGGTTATCGGTATCTCCGATCAGTTTAATATTCCCGTGCGCTATATCGGTGTAGGAGAGAAGATGACCGACTTGCAGTTGTTTGACCGGCATACGTTCGTTAACTCGCTGTTTTCTAAGAAGTAA
- the rimO gene encoding 30S ribosomal protein S12 methylthiotransferase RimO yields MKVKGTRANKVNVITLGCSKNVVDSEVLMGQLRANQFDVTHEAATSDANIVIINTCGFIDNAKQESIDTILRYADEKEAGRLEKLYVTGCLSQRYKSDLEVEIPQVDAYFGTLELPQLLKTLEADYKHELVGERLITTPSHYAYFKIAEGCNRPCSFCAIPLMRGKHVDRPMEDLVREAKRLASMGTKELILIAQDLTYYGLQAYGERKLADLLRNLSDVNGIDWIRLQYAYPSQFPLDALDVMAERSNICKYLDMPLQHISDNMLKTMRRGISKRRTIELVDTMRQRVPGIALRTTLIAGHPGETEQDFDELYDFVERTRFDRLGIFTYSHEENTHSHSLIDDVAAELKQERADQIMELQQGISMELNEQKVGQTYKVLFDRKESGYFVGRTEFDSPEVDNEVLVAATPDTHVRLGDFAPVLIHDASDFDLYGTLVR; encoded by the coding sequence ATGAAAGTAAAAGGCACTCGGGCCAATAAAGTAAACGTCATCACGCTGGGCTGCTCCAAAAATGTAGTGGACTCGGAAGTGCTGATGGGCCAGCTCCGGGCCAACCAGTTCGATGTAACGCACGAGGCGGCGACTAGTGATGCTAACATCGTGATTATCAACACCTGCGGCTTCATTGATAACGCCAAGCAGGAAAGCATTGATACCATTTTGCGCTACGCCGACGAGAAGGAAGCAGGCCGATTGGAAAAACTCTACGTAACGGGTTGCTTATCGCAACGCTATAAGTCGGACCTGGAAGTCGAAATTCCGCAGGTAGACGCGTATTTCGGTACGCTGGAATTGCCGCAATTGCTGAAGACGCTGGAAGCCGACTACAAGCATGAACTCGTGGGTGAGCGGCTGATTACGACGCCTTCGCACTACGCGTACTTCAAAATTGCCGAAGGCTGCAACCGACCTTGCTCGTTTTGCGCCATTCCGCTGATGCGCGGCAAGCACGTAGATCGGCCGATGGAAGACTTAGTGCGCGAAGCCAAGCGTTTGGCTTCTATGGGCACGAAGGAGTTGATTCTTATTGCCCAAGATCTGACTTACTATGGCTTACAGGCTTATGGTGAGCGGAAATTGGCTGATTTGCTCCGCAACTTGTCCGATGTGAACGGTATCGACTGGATTCGGCTGCAGTACGCGTATCCTTCGCAGTTTCCGCTGGATGCGCTGGATGTAATGGCCGAGCGCTCCAACATTTGCAAGTACTTAGATATGCCTCTGCAGCATATCTCGGATAACATGCTCAAAACCATGCGTCGGGGAATTAGCAAGCGCCGGACGATAGAGCTGGTAGATACCATGCGCCAACGCGTGCCGGGCATTGCCCTGCGCACGACGCTGATTGCGGGCCATCCCGGCGAAACGGAACAGGATTTCGACGAGCTGTATGATTTTGTGGAGCGCACCCGCTTCGATCGGTTGGGCATCTTCACGTATTCGCACGAAGAAAATACTCATTCGCACTCGCTAATTGACGATGTGGCTGCCGAGCTAAAGCAGGAGCGCGCCGACCAGATTATGGAGCTGCAGCAAGGTATTTCGATGGAGCTGAACGAGCAGAAAGTAGGGCAAACGTACAAAGTGCTGTTTGACCGCAAGGAAAGCGGCTACTTCGTGGGCCGTACGGAGTTTGACTCGCCGGAAGTAGACAATGAAGTATTGGTAGCCGCTACGCCCGACACCCACGTGCGCTTAGGCGACTTCGCGCCCGTGCTCATTCACGACGCTTCCGACTTTGACCTTTATGGTACGTTAGTGCGCTAA
- a CDS encoding acyltransferase family protein, producing the protein MASRPYFPNLDGLRTVACLAVFLIHSFINLPSPEVQSTAAYRYGLNALSTGHVGVNFFFVLSGFLITYLLLEEEKNWGRYDIPAFYRRRIVRIWPLYYACVAFGFLVMPVLKAKMGQEWVEGASPLYYLTFLANMALFHDGIDAAAFNLSVLWSVAIEEQFYLFWPLLLLLFRKARPTLFILLIVFSLAFRYLYRSDGDVLYQHTFSVLSDLVMGGGAAWLAFHRPSFRDWVGSWSRLTIVLGYVAGFTLILGQEHLLTGPVLLTGRRVVLALFFVFVILEQNYATQSFYKMSRNRLFTYWGTFTYGFYCLHPIGLQIALIGVRRFWPGPEDLSFVLVYSALALLISAAMAWVSYRYFETPFLRLKGRSRTAAPIPAAAEPILAPASLGSKK; encoded by the coding sequence ATGGCTTCACGTCCTTACTTTCCCAACCTCGATGGCTTACGGACAGTGGCGTGTCTGGCCGTTTTTCTTATTCACAGTTTCATCAATCTTCCCAGCCCCGAGGTGCAGTCAACGGCGGCCTACCGCTATGGTCTTAATGCTTTGAGCACGGGTCACGTAGGCGTCAATTTCTTCTTCGTGCTGTCGGGCTTTCTCATCACCTACTTGCTTCTAGAGGAGGAGAAAAACTGGGGCCGCTACGACATTCCCGCTTTTTACCGCCGCCGCATTGTGCGCATCTGGCCCTTGTATTACGCCTGCGTGGCCTTCGGCTTTCTGGTAATGCCCGTACTGAAAGCGAAGATGGGGCAGGAATGGGTAGAAGGTGCCAGCCCCCTCTATTATCTCACCTTTCTGGCCAATATGGCGCTGTTTCACGATGGAATAGATGCGGCCGCTTTCAATCTGAGTGTGTTATGGTCAGTGGCGATTGAGGAGCAGTTCTATTTGTTCTGGCCGCTGCTCCTGCTACTCTTCCGCAAGGCCCGACCCACGTTATTTATCCTGCTCATCGTCTTTTCGCTGGCCTTCCGCTACCTCTATCGCTCCGACGGCGATGTACTCTACCAGCACACGTTCTCTGTTCTGTCCGATTTGGTGATGGGCGGCGGCGCGGCGTGGCTTGCCTTTCACCGGCCCAGCTTTCGGGATTGGGTAGGTTCTTGGTCTCGGCTGACCATCGTGTTGGGCTACGTCGCAGGCTTTACTCTGATCTTGGGGCAAGAGCACTTGCTTACCGGCCCTGTGCTGCTTACTGGGCGGCGCGTGGTGCTGGCGCTGTTTTTTGTATTTGTTATTCTGGAGCAAAACTATGCCACCCAGTCGTTTTACAAAATGAGCCGAAACCGCCTCTTTACCTACTGGGGCACGTTTACCTACGGTTTTTACTGCCTCCACCCCATCGGCCTGCAAATAGCTTTGATAGGTGTGCGCCGCTTCTGGCCCGGGCCTGAAGATCTGAGCTTCGTGCTGGTTTACTCGGCCTTGGCACTGCTGATCAGTGCGGCTATGGCCTGGGTAAGCTACCGCTACTTCGAGACGCCCTTTCTCCGTTTGAAAGGCCGGTCGCGCACCGCTGCGCCAATTCCGGCGGCGGCCGAGCCTATTTTAGCTCCGGCCTCGCTGGGCAGCAAAAAGTAG
- the bshC gene encoding bacillithiol biosynthesis cysteine-adding enzyme BshC: MHVTTLPYAATGAFSALVTDYLAQQAALKPFYHRFPTLEAFGGQIEEKQASYSAESRERLVAGLREQYKEVNLPPSVAANLELLAQPTTFTVTTGHQLNLFTGPLYFIYKIITTVKLSQQLKAKYPQYDFVPVYWMATEDHDFAEINHFQLFGKRYEWQAENVGGPVGRMTLDGLEENVLSQLSADVPAAFIEAYRKSSTLAEATRLLVTELFGEMGLVCLDADMAALKQALVPVLKQEISAQASFKAVQTTNEQLTAANYKPQVYARPVNLFFLTDQGKRERIEPEDDSFVVRNTDLRYSTEELLELVGKQPECLSPNVVLRPLYQELLLPNLCYIGGGAEVAYWFQLKQVFADNKVPFPILLLRNSGLYVGKASAGKLRKLGLTANDLFQPLPELKKQVGSAIGQEEVSLKAQQEALGGIFKEITDLAQRLDPTLVKTVAAEAQKAAAGIGNLEKRLSKAAENKHEIVFTQLTALKDKLFPNGDLQERVENVLSIIINNPEFLQQLFDAFDPLALEFTVLEEE; encoded by the coding sequence ATGCACGTGACCACCCTCCCGTACGCCGCTACCGGTGCTTTTTCCGCTTTAGTTACCGATTACTTAGCCCAGCAAGCAGCGCTGAAGCCTTTCTATCACCGCTTCCCCACCTTGGAGGCCTTTGGTGGGCAAATTGAGGAGAAACAAGCCAGCTATTCTGCTGAAAGTCGGGAGCGGCTGGTGGCTGGTCTGCGGGAGCAATATAAAGAGGTGAATTTGCCCCCCAGCGTAGCGGCTAACCTTGAACTGCTGGCGCAGCCTACCACCTTCACGGTTACCACAGGGCACCAGCTAAACCTGTTCACGGGGCCTCTGTACTTCATTTATAAGATTATAACTACCGTTAAGCTGAGCCAGCAGTTGAAGGCGAAGTATCCGCAGTACGACTTTGTGCCGGTGTACTGGATGGCTACCGAAGACCACGATTTTGCCGAAATCAACCACTTTCAGCTCTTCGGTAAGCGCTACGAGTGGCAGGCTGAGAATGTAGGTGGTCCTGTTGGTCGGATGACGTTGGACGGGTTGGAGGAGAATGTGCTCAGCCAGTTGTCGGCGGATGTACCAGCCGCTTTTATAGAAGCATACCGCAAATCATCGACCCTAGCTGAGGCCACGCGTCTGCTTGTAACGGAGCTGTTTGGTGAAATGGGCTTGGTTTGTCTGGATGCCGATATGGCCGCGTTGAAGCAGGCGTTGGTGCCCGTGCTGAAACAGGAAATCAGTGCCCAGGCTTCCTTTAAAGCGGTGCAAACCACCAATGAGCAGCTTACGGCTGCCAATTATAAGCCCCAGGTGTATGCCCGCCCGGTCAACCTGTTTTTTCTGACTGACCAAGGCAAGCGCGAGCGGATAGAACCCGAAGACGACTCTTTTGTGGTGCGTAATACGGACCTGCGCTACAGCACGGAGGAATTACTGGAGCTAGTCGGTAAACAGCCCGAATGCTTAAGCCCCAATGTGGTGTTGCGCCCGCTGTATCAGGAGCTGCTGCTGCCCAATTTGTGCTACATCGGAGGTGGCGCGGAAGTAGCCTACTGGTTTCAGCTCAAGCAGGTATTTGCCGATAACAAAGTGCCTTTCCCAATACTGTTGCTGCGCAATTCGGGCCTATATGTGGGTAAGGCCAGTGCGGGCAAATTACGCAAGCTAGGCCTGACAGCTAACGACTTATTTCAGCCGCTGCCGGAGTTGAAAAAACAAGTCGGCAGTGCAATAGGCCAGGAGGAAGTGAGCTTGAAAGCGCAGCAAGAAGCGCTGGGGGGCATTTTTAAGGAGATAACCGACCTCGCGCAGCGCCTCGACCCTACGCTGGTTAAAACCGTAGCGGCCGAAGCTCAAAAAGCGGCCGCTGGCATCGGCAACTTGGAAAAGCGCCTGAGCAAAGCTGCCGAAAACAAACACGAAATTGTTTTTACCCAGCTTACGGCTTTGAAAGACAAGCTTTTCCCCAATGGCGACCTACAGGAGCGGGTGGAGAATGTGTTGAGCATTATCATCAACAACCCTGAGTTTCTACAGCAGCTTTTCGACGCCTTTGATCCGCTGGCGCTGGAGTTTACGGTGCTGGAGGAAGAGTAG
- a CDS encoding 5-formyltetrahydrofolate cyclo-ligase: MLKADIRRTFLTRRRTLTEAEVERRSALLSQQLFESFPIADWRWLHVFLPIAKQHEPDTWLIIHRIWAEFPLVQLAVPIMQADGHTLRHYHLTPDTQLVTNRWGIPEPVGAEEKPPTVFDAVLVPLLACDLSGHRVGYGKGFYDRFLAQCRPEAQRIGLSLEPPITQVVDVNTTDQPLTACITPEQIFWFR, encoded by the coding sequence ATGCTGAAAGCAGACATACGTCGCACCTTTTTAACTCGCCGCCGCACGCTAACGGAAGCAGAAGTAGAGCGGCGCAGTGCGCTGCTTAGCCAGCAGTTATTCGAGAGCTTTCCCATTGCCGACTGGCGTTGGCTGCATGTGTTTCTACCTATCGCGAAGCAGCACGAGCCGGATACCTGGCTAATTATTCACCGCATCTGGGCGGAGTTTCCGCTAGTGCAGTTGGCCGTACCCATAATGCAGGCCGATGGGCATACGTTGCGCCACTATCACCTTACCCCTGACACGCAGCTGGTTACGAATCGTTGGGGAATACCGGAGCCGGTTGGAGCGGAAGAAAAGCCCCCCACGGTCTTTGATGCTGTGCTGGTACCGCTGCTGGCGTGCGACTTGAGCGGCCATCGGGTAGGATATGGCAAGGGTTTCTACGACCGTTTTCTGGCGCAATGTCGGCCGGAGGCGCAGCGGATAGGCTTGTCACTGGAGCCACCCATTACCCAAGTTGTGGATGTAAACACTACTGATCAGCCGCTGACGGCTTGTATCACGCCCGAGCAAATATTCTGGTTTCGCTAA
- a CDS encoding GDYXXLXY domain-containing protein, whose protein sequence is MFSLLSDQVPLARRRRLLLLTILAQVLFIVAVAAAGYATTAYGRVITLRTTPIDPRDLLYGDYVTLNYSISQLPTSLWREPGPRPRRGDPVYVVLRPAGEAYEAVRVYAKKPDVPADQVVLRGWVADRWRRNLRIRYNLERYYVPEGTGQELERRGARKPLLVNISIAPWGQARITGLEIVAPDSLGVPRP, encoded by the coding sequence ATGTTCTCGCTCTTATCAGATCAGGTGCCACTGGCGCGTCGGCGGCGATTATTGCTACTCACGATTCTGGCGCAGGTGCTATTTATTGTGGCCGTAGCGGCGGCGGGCTATGCTACCACGGCCTATGGCCGCGTCATTACGCTCCGAACCACCCCTATCGACCCGCGCGACCTCCTCTACGGCGACTACGTTACGCTGAATTATTCCATTAGTCAGTTGCCCACCAGTTTGTGGCGGGAGCCCGGTCCGCGCCCACGGCGCGGCGACCCGGTGTACGTGGTACTTCGGCCGGCTGGAGAGGCGTATGAGGCAGTGCGCGTGTATGCAAAAAAACCCGACGTACCCGCCGACCAAGTGGTGCTGCGTGGCTGGGTAGCCGACCGTTGGCGCCGCAACCTGCGCATTCGCTACAATCTGGAGCGCTACTACGTACCCGAAGGAACCGGTCAGGAGTTGGAGCGGCGAGGGGCACGGAAGCCACTACTCGTCAATATTAGTATTGCTCCCTGGGGTCAGGCCCGTATTACGGGCTTAGAAATAGTCGCGCCAGACAGCTTAGGTGTGCCCCGTCCTTAG
- the mnmD gene encoding tRNA (5-methylaminomethyl-2-thiouridine)(34)-methyltransferase MnmD: protein MSNEELHAEPKVEVRVTQDGSSTLYVPALNEHYHSTHGAVQEAQHVYLAAALEPALTEMGEQIRVLEIGFGTGLNALLTLQRGLSAPQLIHYDTLEKYPLPPHVVAALGVERYILNPELQEFHYQLHAAPWNEAVPITSRFTLRKLHTALQDFALPAAHYNVVYFDAFAPEKQPDMWTDAVFDQLFAATAPGGILTSYCAKGSFRRSLKAAGWVVEKIPGPPGKREMTRARKLS from the coding sequence ATGAGCAACGAGGAATTACACGCGGAGCCAAAGGTAGAAGTAAGAGTGACGCAGGACGGCTCCAGCACCTTGTACGTGCCGGCGCTGAATGAGCATTATCATTCCACCCATGGCGCCGTGCAGGAGGCGCAGCACGTGTACCTGGCAGCGGCACTGGAGCCAGCGCTGACCGAAATGGGGGAGCAAATTCGAGTGCTGGAAATCGGCTTTGGCACCGGCTTGAATGCCTTGCTCACCTTGCAGCGCGGCCTGAGTGCGCCCCAGCTTATTCACTACGATACGCTGGAAAAATATCCACTCCCTCCCCACGTTGTTGCTGCGCTGGGCGTGGAGCGCTACATCCTGAACCCTGAGCTACAGGAGTTTCACTATCAGCTGCATGCTGCGCCTTGGAATGAGGCCGTGCCCATCACTTCCCGTTTCACCTTACGAAAGCTCCACACGGCCTTACAGGATTTTGCCCTGCCCGCAGCGCATTACAACGTGGTTTATTTCGATGCCTTCGCTCCTGAAAAGCAACCCGACATGTGGACCGATGCCGTGTTCGATCAGCTATTTGCCGCTACCGCGCCGGGGGGCATTTTGACGAGCTACTGTGCTAAAGGCAGCTTCCGGCGCAGCCTGAAGGCGGCGGGATGGGTAGTGGAGAAAATTCCCGGTCCGCCCGGTAAGCGCGAGATGACGCGGGCCAGAAAGTTGAGTTGA
- a CDS encoding thioesterase family protein, producing MTRVKVALPDTFPLTVQIPVRITDLNYGAHLGNDALLSILHEARVQFLQHCQLPEFDPATKTGLIMADVAIEYKGEGFHGDVLHIQLAATDLHRYGFDVVYWVKNQDGKEIARAKTGMLCFDYNTRKLRNLPPEMEAQFGLAPTT from the coding sequence ATGACCCGCGTAAAAGTAGCTCTGCCCGATACATTCCCGCTTACTGTTCAGATTCCGGTCCGCATCACCGACCTCAACTACGGCGCCCACCTCGGCAATGACGCCCTGCTAAGCATCTTACACGAAGCCCGCGTGCAATTCCTCCAACATTGCCAGCTACCCGAATTCGACCCGGCTACCAAAACCGGCCTTATCATGGCCGACGTGGCAATTGAATACAAAGGCGAAGGCTTCCACGGCGACGTGCTGCACATTCAATTAGCCGCCACCGATCTGCACCGCTACGGCTTTGATGTGGTGTATTGGGTGAAAAACCAAGATGGGAAGGAAATAGCCCGCGCCAAAACCGGCATGCTGTGCTTCGACTATAACACCCGCAAGCTCCGAAATTTGCCCCCTGAAATGGAAGCGCAGTTTGGACTCGCACCTACTACGTAA
- a CDS encoding energy transducer TonB has product MLPFTRIICRLTLLLGFVAVGLMVQAQSSPKKPAQVKLPIDSTKVYTYVEHMPVYSGAGDMKGLTADFLREFQAASAKGGCSPPNPVFVSFVVGPSGGIYDVASVSNLSNVSYPKLSATCEAALVKASQSLSRFKPGMQNNRRVAVRYILKLSATK; this is encoded by the coding sequence ATGCTTCCATTCACTCGAATTATTTGCCGGTTAACGCTGCTACTCGGCTTTGTAGCCGTCGGGTTAATGGTCCAAGCCCAATCTTCTCCAAAGAAGCCTGCTCAGGTGAAGCTGCCCATCGATTCTACCAAAGTATACACCTACGTAGAGCATATGCCCGTGTACTCAGGTGCTGGCGACATGAAGGGCTTAACTGCGGATTTTCTGCGCGAGTTTCAAGCTGCCAGCGCCAAAGGCGGCTGCTCACCACCAAACCCGGTTTTTGTCAGCTTCGTTGTTGGGCCAAGTGGTGGCATTTATGACGTTGCCAGTGTTAGTAACCTGTCAAACGTTTCGTATCCCAAGCTGTCTGCCACGTGTGAAGCGGCGCTGGTAAAGGCCAGTCAAAGCTTGTCCCGCTTTAAGCCTGGAATGCAGAATAACCGCCGCGTAGCAGTAAGATACATCTTGAAGTTGAGCGCCACGAAATAA
- a CDS encoding YihY/virulence factor BrkB family protein encodes MALPARTSSQYSKPIVRFPFLMTPYRLSDIVGIFKSTAGEFMQNNSFRHAAALSYYTIFSLPPLLLIVITSASTILGAEAITGQLFQQIRGIVGAEEAKFIQDSINKFNQSQQGGLSSLIGIATLIFAATTFFVTLQESINDIWNLKVKPRNGIWQFVRDRLLSFGLILSVALLLLISFVVSAVLTAFTDYLQQLLPGVAVFFIRLLDLALSLAITTTLFALIYRFLPDAIIRWRDVWIGAFITACLFVLGKFLIAFYIAQAEPASAYGAAGSVIILLLWVNYSSLIIFFGAEFTQEFADAFGQKVQPKAHAVRIRVSEVPIGESNEEIATGRPRAQGTWRK; translated from the coding sequence ATGGCACTTCCAGCCCGTACTAGTAGCCAGTACTCCAAGCCTATCGTTCGCTTTCCCTTTCTTATGACGCCCTATCGCCTTTCCGACATCGTTGGCATTTTCAAATCTACGGCTGGCGAATTTATGCAGAACAACTCGTTTCGCCACGCGGCGGCGCTGTCGTACTACACCATATTTTCGCTCCCGCCTCTACTGCTCATTGTTATCACTTCGGCCAGCACGATCCTTGGTGCTGAGGCCATTACAGGCCAGCTTTTTCAGCAAATCAGAGGTATAGTTGGGGCTGAGGAGGCCAAGTTCATTCAGGATTCCATCAACAAGTTCAACCAGTCTCAACAAGGCGGCTTGTCATCGCTCATTGGTATTGCTACCCTGATCTTTGCTGCCACTACATTTTTCGTTACGCTACAGGAAAGCATCAACGACATCTGGAATCTGAAAGTGAAACCTCGCAACGGTATTTGGCAGTTTGTCCGCGACCGTTTGCTGTCGTTTGGCTTGATTCTGAGCGTAGCTCTGCTCCTGCTTATCTCGTTCGTCGTCAGCGCAGTGCTTACTGCCTTCACCGATTACCTACAGCAACTGTTGCCCGGCGTAGCGGTGTTTTTTATTCGCTTGCTCGATCTGGCGCTGTCTCTTGCCATTACTACCACCTTGTTCGCCTTGATCTACCGCTTCCTGCCCGACGCCATTATCCGGTGGCGCGATGTCTGGATTGGTGCTTTTATCACGGCTTGCTTATTTGTGCTCGGCAAATTTCTGATTGCCTTCTACATCGCTCAGGCCGAACCAGCTTCGGCCTATGGTGCTGCAGGCTCCGTTATTATTCTGCTGCTGTGGGTTAATTACTCGTCGCTGATTATCTTCTTCGGGGCCGAGTTCACGCAGGAATTTGCTGATGCTTTTGGGCAGAAAGTACAGCCCAAAGCCCATGCTGTGCGCATACGAGTAAGCGAAGTGCCCATTGGCGAGTCAAATGAAGAAATTGCCACGGGCCGCCCGCGGGCGCAGGGCACTTGGCGAAAATAA
- a CDS encoding DUF3891 family protein, with translation MIVNYTADGWQIIYQQSHALLAAQIAWHWTPFGPTDRWVGLLAAIAQHDDEQRPWDGHYGLTPTGAPADFTMVDFSMEQATNVLRAARFQGQWRSLLTSMHLSFLYEALRGQKKELDAFLDEQKANQQRWRKGLGINKADAQQAYDLMQWCDRLSLILCRRELPEMGRALEISQGPDGRRYDVTRPTADGPVTITPWPFAASHFTVSVEASMLAQLQFQDDAELSARLREAPIETLRWELVKS, from the coding sequence ATGATAGTCAACTATACGGCCGACGGCTGGCAGATTATTTACCAACAATCACACGCCCTATTAGCCGCGCAGATAGCTTGGCATTGGACGCCGTTTGGGCCCACCGACCGCTGGGTAGGCCTCTTGGCAGCTATAGCCCAGCACGACGACGAGCAGCGCCCCTGGGACGGCCACTATGGTCTCACCCCCACTGGTGCCCCCGCCGATTTCACGATGGTGGACTTCTCCATGGAACAGGCCACCAACGTACTTCGGGCCGCGCGATTTCAGGGCCAGTGGCGCAGCTTACTTACCAGTATGCATCTGAGCTTTCTATACGAAGCACTCAGGGGGCAAAAAAAGGAGTTGGATGCTTTTCTAGACGAGCAAAAAGCCAATCAGCAGCGCTGGCGCAAAGGCTTGGGCATCAATAAAGCCGATGCCCAACAAGCCTACGACCTTATGCAGTGGTGCGACCGACTCTCCCTGATTCTCTGTCGTCGGGAGCTACCGGAGATGGGTCGAGCCCTCGAAATCAGTCAAGGCCCCGATGGGAGGCGCTACGACGTGACCCGCCCAACCGCCGATGGCCCCGTGACCATTACGCCCTGGCCCTTTGCAGCTTCTCACTTCACCGTGAGCGTAGAGGCTAGTATGTTGGCTCAGCTTCAGTTCCAGGACGATGCGGAGCTATCGGCGCGCTTGCGCGAAGCTCCTATTGAGACGTTGCGGTGGGAGCTTGTGAAGTCGTAG